CCTTCAACACCATATGTTCCTTCAGCGACAATCCATATCAATCTTGCTAAAGGTGCAATTCTAGATAAGTTACTTAAAGTTGTAATGAAGACTGAAGACACACAGACAATACTCAACATACTTAATTCTAATTCATCATTTATGGCGCCGTATAAACACAAATTTAGTGATGAGCTTTTGCTTAGAGTGATTGATAATCAGTTGTCAGTGGAACAACTGTGCGAGTTCATTTTATTTCTGATGGAAAATAATACAGACTCAAAATATTCTGACACAATGGATAAACTTTGGGTTGGTTTTGTTGATAGAGAACATGAAATCAATGGAATTAATATTGCACTAATATTTAAAATCTTACCTGGGTTTAAAGCAAGTAAGAAGATAATACTAACTTTGATGGAACAAAAACTCGCAGATTTGTGGCATAACATTAAAGTCTCTGGAATGCAAGAGATATTAAATACCTTTATGCAGGAAAAGTATTTATCTCTGCAATCATTTGCTGTGGTTGGACAATGGTTCTATTTTAACCTGCATGCCTTGGATGAGGATATGCTACTGGATATAATTTCGAAGTTTACTAGATTAAACTATACTGATGATGTCATAGAGAAGGCAATTGAGAAGTATATGAAACTAAAAGGTGCCAAAATTGAATCACAAATACTAATAGTGGGTATCTTAAATCACTGCATGCGGTTTCAAATACATAACCCAAAAATTTTGGAAGAATGCAGTGAATACTTTATAAGAAATGGAAGATCTGTCCCAAACAGTTTCCTTAAATCTTTCATTTATCCATTTGGATATTTAAATTACAATCCAAAAAATCACAAACGGTTTTGGAGCTTAGCTGAAGATACAATTAAtgaaaaatttgagaaaatgATCCCTGATGATATTTGTTCAATAGTACTATCTCATCTATATGCAGGAGAATACCCAATGGAAGTTGTGAGAAGATTGTTCAGTGCAGagtatttagttaaaataaataatcccGAGACACTGAGAAAGCTTCACTTGATTGACACCGCTTTGGCACTTGAATGTGAGGATTATGTTGGACCATTCATGCCCAAAGATCAATGGTCCAAGTCCATTTCACAGGATGGTAGGATAAGAAATATTATAGAGAAGATAAAAGGAAGCTTACTGAAGCTAGCTAGTGGTGGTGAGAAGGTGTCTACCGCTGTCCTGATTCCCTTTTTATATGCAGATGAAACTTATCTAATAGATGTCATGTTACACCCAGTGAGTTTGGAAACTGATTCTTTCAATTGGAAATTGAAATCGGCTAAGAATGAGAACACAGCACTCTTGATCCACCTGCCGGACCATTTCTGTGCTCACAGCAAACAATTGATTGGACCACAGGTGATGAAGAAGAAACATCTCAAGCTTTTGGGTATGAAAGTTGCAAGTGCAAAATACTCAGTTCTTAGTCAATTTTACATATCACGAAACAAAAATGATTTGGAAAGTTATCTTAGAGAATGCATTTTGAATGCAGAAGATAGTAGTTAAAGGTATGTTAATTTCGATATATAGTATCTTGCCTCGAGGTTTTAACAGATTGGTATGTATAATATACTAAGGAAGTGTAGGATGTAAGGATTAGTAAGTGGAAAAAAGTgcctacctatatatttttctagTCTAGAAACCAAGTGTTAAATTTTTTATGATTTGTACAATGTATGcctttatattaataatatgttCAATTATACCTGTGCTAGTTATATAAGCTTTATTTGGGGTTATAAAATCATTCAACAATAagttcattttatcattaatttatttcattatactCGTAACATTTATTATAACTTTCTCCTTACTTTACTCACTGTCTAATTCACTagaattattattcaaatattttaataatttcttaaaCAACTTTTACAATTCGAATTATtctttttctaataaaaactCGTTCCAGATCAAAATGCTTATAATAAGTTAAATACAATGAGGCGAGAAATTATGAACCCAATAGTCAAAATGGCATATATGGGTGTTCAGGATGGGCCTAGACCCTCGCCGATGCCTGGCGCCGGCCTCAGTGCGCGCGCGACGCGCGgcacgcggcgcggcgcgggcgcgacacgcgggatagggatactaCGTCTGAGAGATCACAGATAATCAATGGCGTCTTACGGTGACCAAAATCGCCTTCATCGACCCATTGCCAGAAATGACTACTCTATAAATTTATAGCCATATTGGTGTATCACAGCAACTCTAGCCTGAATATCAAATTGTAAAGAATGTGTTTACGCTGAATCACAGCCTAATTCTAAATAAGGTAATATTACAAAGATTAAATTACTTGACACTCGACGACTTTAGTGGCTTCGAATAAGGCTAAATGTACGATTGAAACGACGAACACGACTTGAAATCTATTTgaattaggtacctaactatGTGCATTCTTTTGAATTACAATACGACTATGTAGTTACCGTGATAATTCTAACACTCATGTATCTTTGAAAGCTATCATTATGATTAGACAGGTAAACATTACCCATATTCTATTGGCGTAGTAATTGAAGGGCCAAAATCATCAACGCAATACACAGGTGAAAACGGTATTCTGTTAATATTGGTAGGAACAAATTTGGGTGTAGAGATTGGCAGGGATGTTTAATGGTAAGATAATTCCGTCTCCTAACAAATTTGGAAGTTAAGATATTACCCCTTCAATTACCATTAAATGCAGTAGAATCATAAACAATGGACCAGTTATAGTGGTGACTGCTCCAATGTTTTTGGTACTAGCCTTAAAGATCGAGTATAGTCTACttaagtaggtagataattCTACGTTTAATATTGCCACTGGATCATTCCCATCCAATAAAATGTGAGGTTTGGCACaaaggtatttattttaactttgcgGTTGATTTTTATTCTATCCATATCTACTACAATT
Above is a window of Choristoneura fumiferana chromosome 18, NRCan_CFum_1, whole genome shotgun sequence DNA encoding:
- the LOC141438314 gene encoding uncharacterized protein, whose amino-acid sequence is MAIPFVLRRSYCKIRNNGLSSGNVSTSFSKFSLFQRYYSDNNDVFNSGDFTNSTILVENGFNVQELPVVVRKMKDLIDIEKPPMECEQSSQDSHDYHLIKAEFQQCMHLRDVFTLLSKCTKITPNIALGAMERIYYLEKEPPSTPYVPSATIHINLAKGAILDKLLKVVMKTEDTQTILNILNSNSSFMAPYKHKFSDELLLRVIDNQLSVEQLCEFILFLMENNTDSKYSDTMDKLWVGFVDREHEINGINIALIFKILPGFKASKKIILTLMEQKLADLWHNIKVSGMQEILNTFMQEKYLSLQSFAVVGQWFYFNLHALDEDMLLDIISKFTRLNYTDDVIEKAIEKYMKLKGAKIESQILIVGILNHCMRFQIHNPKILEECSEYFIRNGRSVPNSFLKSFIYPFGYLNYNPKNHKRFWSLAEDTINEKFEKMIPDDICSIVLSHLYAGEYPMEVVRRLFSAEYLVKINNPETLRKLHLIDTALALECEDYVGPFMPKDQWSKSISQDGRIRNIIEKIKGSLLKLASGGEKVSTAVLIPFLYADETYLIDVMLHPVSLETDSFNWKLKSAKNENTALLIHLPDHFCAHSKQLIGPQVMKKKHLKLLGMKVASAKYSVLSQFYISRNKNDLESYLRECILNAEDSS